From a region of the Candidatus Jettenia caeni genome:
- a CDS encoding putative co-chaperone GrpE — protein sequence MYDEVANADSNLESWKSNIEREFKQWISELTTIPEVNPLPEEPDLYSFYQELCVFRNELRVGGRRNQEVLTRFGESLSDFQKTITGLQNKLYQMDKEKEESEFLSRKHLFILLVDVLERMERLKKRLSSPPKKTFFKNDTNWRNAWNSFKDGFDITYSHLDSLLNREGIMRIETVGMPFDPTCMTAVAVEHTERYPVNQVVEEISPGFLYKGYSIKPAEVRIAKN from the coding sequence ATGTATGATGAAGTAGCGAACGCCGACAGCAATCTTGAATCATGGAAATCCAATATTGAACGCGAATTTAAACAATGGATCAGCGAATTAACCACGATTCCGGAAGTTAATCCCCTGCCTGAGGAACCAGATTTATATTCATTTTACCAGGAATTGTGCGTTTTCAGAAATGAACTTCGCGTGGGAGGAAGGCGGAATCAGGAAGTTCTTACGCGTTTCGGAGAAAGCTTGTCCGATTTCCAGAAGACTATTACTGGCCTCCAAAATAAACTATACCAGATGGATAAAGAAAAGGAAGAAAGTGAATTCCTCTCGCGTAAGCACCTTTTTATCCTATTGGTTGATGTGTTGGAAAGAATGGAAAGACTAAAGAAGAGATTATCATCTCCTCCTAAAAAGACATTCTTTAAAAACGATACCAATTGGAGGAATGCATGGAATAGTTTTAAAGATGGATTTGATATTACCTATTCTCATTTAGATAGTTTATTAAACAGGGAAGGAATTATGAGGATAGAAACGGTTGGAATGCCTTTTGATCCTACATGCATGACAGCCGTTGCCGTTGAACACACAGAAAGGTATCCAGTTAACCAGGTCGTAGAAGAAATATCCCCCGGCTTTTTATATAAAGGATATAGCATAAAACCGGCCGAGGTTAGAATAGCAAAAAATTAG
- a CDS encoding chaperone protein DnaK: METIVGIDLGTTNSEISLLEDGKPKVITIDGDPIMPSCVGIDKSGKLIVGKAAKNQIISDPESTVLSIKRKMGEHIRVRLGNKEFSPEEISSFILLELKKHAERYLGKTIEKAVITVPAYFDDRQRKATKDAGLLAGLDVVRIINEPTAAALAYDAGHIENHKLLVYDLGGGTFDVSLVVVENGVVEVKASHGDTKLGGDDFDQLLINHIIQDFKTRHGIDLNEDLRARRRLLVSAEKAKRELSDHPFARIREEYLYKDLHLDIEISRSNYEEMIRPLLQKTLNCIQMCLKDASILPREIDKIILVGGATRTPLVHEIIKSEIGIEPHYEISPDLIVSMGAAIQGGVIAGYKTHSILVDITPYTFGTSAIGEYDGQTHLDVFVPIIKRNTPLPVSKGEVFYTVADNQEEVDVNIYQGEEPLAEDNIFIGNFLVKGLSKVPGGNEIVLNLELDINGILKVTAIEKCTGLSKVVTMDTKNIKTHLDIAAAQKNIASFLTDEAEDEEAEVSDAHFEIVEGEETEKQPLLMKAKDLRKRAEKLLNSIGQEDAQEIRDLLDKSRDAVNAGDTKRLSEINTSLEDMIFYLED, encoded by the coding sequence ATGGAAACAATTGTCGGAATAGATCTGGGTACCACCAACTCAGAAATTTCTCTCCTGGAGGATGGAAAACCAAAGGTTATTACTATTGATGGCGATCCCATCATGCCTTCGTGTGTTGGCATTGACAAAAGCGGTAAACTTATCGTCGGAAAGGCGGCGAAGAATCAAATAATCTCAGACCCTGAATCCACAGTATTATCCATAAAACGAAAAATGGGAGAACACATCCGGGTCAGGTTGGGTAATAAGGAATTTTCCCCGGAGGAAATATCTTCCTTCATTCTCCTGGAGCTAAAGAAGCACGCAGAAAGGTATCTTGGGAAAACAATAGAGAAAGCTGTCATTACCGTTCCGGCTTACTTTGATGACCGCCAGAGAAAGGCAACAAAAGATGCAGGTTTATTGGCAGGACTCGACGTAGTCAGGATTATCAATGAACCAACTGCCGCTGCCCTTGCATATGATGCAGGGCATATAGAGAACCACAAACTCCTGGTTTATGACCTTGGCGGCGGTACGTTTGATGTCTCTCTTGTGGTAGTTGAAAACGGCGTTGTGGAGGTTAAGGCAAGCCATGGAGATACCAAACTTGGCGGGGATGATTTTGACCAGTTATTGATTAACCATATTATACAGGACTTCAAAACCAGGCACGGTATTGATTTAAACGAGGATCTCCGGGCAAGGAGACGGCTTCTGGTATCCGCAGAAAAGGCCAAGCGGGAGCTTTCCGATCATCCTTTTGCAAGGATACGGGAAGAGTACCTGTACAAAGATCTGCATCTCGATATAGAGATATCCAGAAGTAACTACGAAGAAATGATCCGGCCTCTTTTGCAAAAGACTTTGAATTGTATCCAAATGTGTCTCAAGGATGCATCGATCCTGCCAAGAGAGATAGATAAGATCATTCTCGTTGGCGGAGCAACCCGAACCCCTTTGGTACATGAGATCATCAAAAGCGAAATCGGGATTGAACCCCATTATGAAATCAGCCCGGACCTGATCGTTTCCATGGGCGCTGCCATTCAAGGTGGTGTTATTGCCGGTTACAAAACACATTCTATCCTGGTTGATATTACTCCCTATACTTTCGGCACCAGCGCAATAGGAGAATACGATGGGCAGACGCACCTCGATGTCTTTGTTCCCATCATCAAGCGAAATACCCCTTTACCCGTAAGCAAAGGAGAGGTTTTTTATACCGTGGCTGATAATCAGGAGGAGGTAGATGTAAATATTTATCAGGGAGAGGAACCTCTTGCGGAGGACAATATCTTCATCGGTAATTTTCTCGTTAAAGGATTGAGCAAGGTTCCGGGGGGAAATGAAATTGTATTAAATCTTGAGCTTGATATTAATGGCATCTTGAAGGTCACTGCTATTGAAAAATGTACGGGACTTTCAAAAGTTGTGACGATGGATACCAAAAATATCAAAACCCACTTAGATATTGCAGCAGCTCAAAAGAATATAGCTTCTTTCTTGACTGATGAGGCTGAAGATGAAGAAGCAGAGGTCTCTGATGCTCACTTTGAAATTGTAGAAGGCGAAGAAACAGAAAAACAACCGCTTCTTATGAAAGCAAAAGACCTCCGCAAACGGGCAGAAAAATTGTTGAATTCTATCGGACAAGAAGATGCACAAGAGATACGCGATTTACTGGATAAAAGTCGTGATGCGGTAAACGCCGGCGATACAAAACGTTTGAGTGAAATAAATACATCCCTTGAAGACATGATCTTTTATCTGGAGGACTAA
- a CDS encoding chloride channel protein — protein MLPYIWTKIRLFSLSKTICWLNRQQFSESVALAVIAILVGLTSGIGVWLFKQLFNMIYRYAFEGIDTPLGLLHRKEIALRFFQDLANWAGFDSIGAMLGSIGNWMIFFVPVIGGLAVGLISHFLIGKERYLGIAGIMESVALGGGRLPYRKIPTKTVAAALSIGSGASVGPADPSVQIGAYLGSMFGQLLRLSDERIRALVASGVAGGIAAAFNAPIAGIFFALEIIIGELNVNAFGIVTLAAVISSVFTQAISGPQPAFHIPPYAFNSVWELPLYFGLGVLSGLGAAFYIRLHHFTRGIFDTWNAPRWLKPAVAGLAVGLVGMHLPQVFGTGYATIENILHGKPMEVTLLLSLALARLVLTPVCISSGFHGGVFAPALFSGAALGGAYGLVAKQVFPSLNISPPAFAMVGMAAVLAGTIHAPITSFILLFEMTHDYRIILPLIAAVNVSLFLSWHLQHDSVYTLGLTRKGIRLQRGRDIDVLETIMVSEVMETEIVTLRESDSLIVATDLLIRKRQHGLPVLNNAGELTGIITVQDIDRAQDDDSGIVRTVGEVCARELLLAYPDETIGAALRRIGVRNVGQLPVVARNSLHSLVGLLRNTDIARAYDLAVTRRAAIRQRTH, from the coding sequence ATGTTACCATATATCTGGACAAAAATAAGACTATTTTCTCTCAGTAAGACCATATGCTGGCTCAATCGTCAGCAATTCTCCGAATCAGTTGCTCTTGCTGTAATAGCGATACTCGTTGGCCTCACGAGCGGCATAGGAGTATGGCTCTTCAAACAACTGTTTAACATGATATATCGGTATGCATTCGAAGGGATAGATACACCCCTGGGCCTTTTGCATCGCAAAGAAATCGCCCTTCGATTTTTCCAAGATTTGGCAAATTGGGCAGGATTTGACAGCATAGGAGCAATGTTGGGTTCCATAGGAAATTGGATGATCTTCTTTGTACCTGTCATCGGTGGTCTCGCTGTCGGACTGATTTCCCATTTTCTTATTGGTAAGGAACGATATCTGGGCATAGCAGGTATTATGGAATCCGTGGCATTAGGAGGTGGACGGCTGCCATATCGAAAAATACCAACCAAAACAGTTGCCGCTGCATTATCCATCGGTTCAGGCGCTTCAGTGGGTCCTGCGGACCCTTCGGTTCAGATTGGCGCATACTTAGGATCAATGTTTGGGCAACTCTTGCGCCTTTCTGATGAACGAATCCGTGCACTCGTTGCATCGGGAGTTGCAGGGGGGATAGCCGCAGCCTTCAACGCACCTATTGCCGGCATATTCTTCGCTTTAGAGATTATTATAGGCGAACTGAATGTAAACGCCTTTGGGATCGTTACATTAGCAGCTGTGATCTCATCTGTGTTTACTCAGGCCATATCAGGGCCTCAACCTGCATTTCACATCCCTCCCTATGCTTTTAACTCAGTATGGGAACTGCCGCTCTACTTTGGGTTAGGTGTGCTGTCCGGACTCGGTGCGGCATTCTATATTCGGTTGCATCATTTCACGCGGGGTATCTTTGATACATGGAATGCCCCGCGCTGGCTTAAACCAGCAGTTGCTGGTCTCGCCGTTGGCCTCGTTGGAATGCATCTGCCGCAGGTGTTTGGCACAGGCTATGCCACAATTGAAAATATTTTACATGGCAAGCCGATGGAAGTGACTCTCCTGCTTTCGCTGGCGTTAGCCAGACTGGTGCTAACACCAGTTTGCATCAGCAGCGGTTTCCACGGAGGTGTATTTGCGCCTGCCCTTTTTTCCGGTGCCGCGCTTGGAGGCGCTTATGGACTTGTTGCCAAACAGGTTTTTCCTTCTCTCAACATTTCACCGCCTGCCTTTGCGATGGTAGGGATGGCTGCCGTCCTTGCAGGTACGATACATGCGCCGATTACCTCGTTCATCCTATTATTTGAAATGACCCATGACTATCGGATTATTCTGCCACTGATAGCTGCAGTAAATGTTAGCCTGTTTCTTTCATGGCATTTACAACACGATTCAGTATATACCTTGGGACTGACGCGTAAGGGTATACGTCTGCAACGAGGACGCGACATTGACGTGCTGGAAACAATTATGGTAAGTGAAGTCATGGAGACTGAAATCGTTACTTTGCGGGAATCTGATTCGTTGATAGTAGCAACCGATTTGCTTATACGAAAAAGACAGCACGGCTTACCAGTGCTTAATAATGCAGGCGAATTGACTGGTATTATCACTGTGCAAGACATTGACCGCGCTCAGGATGACGATAGCGGCATAGTGCGTACTGTTGGTGAAGTCTGCGCACGAGAGTTGCTCCTGGCATATCCCGACGAGACGATTGGCGCCGCGTTGCGGCGTATCGGAGTGCGCAATGTTGGTCAGTTGCCAGTCGTTGCCCGCAACAGTTTGCATAGTTTAGTGGGTTTACTGCGCAATACTGATATCGCACGCGCCTACGATCTGGCAGTAACCCGCCGTGCGGCGATTCGGCAACGCACGCATTAA
- a CDS encoding cobyrinic acid a,c-diamide synthase: protein MGKIISFINYKGGVGKTTTTYHIGCALALYHNKKILLIDTDPQANLTFLCTIPEQWEIFKRNHGTISELFNSYLKDTANSFDIEKIIWKSPIKQATKEAVPNLDLIPSDVELLGIDIDLAAKTKMKNEKGFYQEQIHILRRTIKKIKNELGIDTSCDFRDAFFYIEQRHILRKALDRIKDIYDYILIDCPPNLYLVTQNSVFTSDYYMITTIPDHLSTIGISILIKKITDLNAAITQKYRIIGSNAKSVILKGLLFTMIRKSGPNIVSTLKERMQSLRKDYHTLCFEQYISLGTGYTEAAASALPVFLANDSNSIRVASEYKEVTNEFLQKVDGN from the coding sequence ATGGGAAAGATTATCTCATTTATCAACTATAAGGGCGGAGTTGGTAAAACAACCACCACATATCATATTGGATGTGCCTTAGCTTTGTATCATAACAAGAAAATTTTACTCATCGATACAGATCCCCAAGCAAACTTAACCTTTTTATGTACTATACCAGAACAATGGGAGATATTTAAAAGAAATCATGGGACTATCTCAGAATTGTTTAACTCCTATTTAAAGGATACCGCAAACTCTTTTGACATTGAAAAAATCATATGGAAATCACCCATTAAACAGGCAACAAAGGAAGCTGTGCCAAACCTTGACCTGATTCCATCCGATGTTGAGTTATTAGGCATCGATATTGATTTGGCTGCAAAAACAAAAATGAAAAATGAAAAGGGATTTTATCAGGAACAGATCCATATCCTCAGACGAACAATCAAGAAGATCAAAAACGAATTGGGTATCGATACTTCCTGTGATTTTCGGGATGCTTTTTTTTATATAGAACAACGCCATATTCTCAGAAAAGCACTTGATAGGATAAAAGACATCTATGATTACATACTTATTGATTGCCCTCCAAATTTGTACCTTGTAACCCAGAATTCAGTGTTTACCAGTGATTATTATATGATAACAACAATCCCGGATCATCTATCAACGATCGGAATAAGTATCCTTATCAAAAAAATTACTGATTTAAATGCCGCTATTACTCAAAAATACCGTATTATAGGGTCGAATGCAAAATCCGTTATTTTGAAAGGCTTATTATTTACGATGATTCGTAAATCTGGCCCAAATATTGTAAGTACCTTGAAAGAAAGAATGCAATCGCTCCGTAAAGATTACCATACTCTCTGTTTTGAACAGTATATATCGTTGGGCACCGGATACACAGAAGCTGCCGCATCTGCGTTACCTGTTTTTTTAGCAAACGACAGCAACTCAATTCGGGTAGCATCGGAATATAAAGAAGTAACAAATGAGTTTTTACAAAAAGTTGATGGTAACTAA
- a CDS encoding pyridine nucleotide-disulphide oxidoreductase yields MSNESKHLVIIGGVAAGMKAAAKARRELPMMNITVVTDEQYISYASCGTPYFIGNIVKDSKKLLIREPPYFKNMHNIDVLTRHQATSIDTKSKQVKVKGIEKGRDIIFNYDKLIIATGAQPIIPPLPGISLGNIFTLRTVSDAFKIKSCVESGKIKNAVIVGGGLIGLEMAENLVLRGIKVTIVELLDQILPPLDKDMALIVQKYLEEKGVGIITSDGVKSFEGNGDSAVTKVITGKRQLLADMVILSIGIRPNTKLAQEAGIEIGTTRAIKVNERMETNIPDVYAIGDCAENIHLVTGKPVWIALGSTAAKMGRVAAINATGGADTFKGVLGTLIVKVFELNVGKVGLSEREAIKEGFKIESTIVPASDMSHYYPGAKDIIIKLIADVTTRKLLGAEIVGDGIVDKRIDIIATALTFGAMVDQVSKLDLAYAPPYAMVMDAILVAANVLNNKLTGKATGILPQKVAEKSDRGEDFILLDVRTDMEYKSGHIKGCQYIPLDKLASRTHELDGSKEIITYCRSGLRAVQAYRILKNAGFKNVKYMDGSILAWAYGLEK; encoded by the coding sequence ATGTCAAATGAGAGTAAACACCTGGTAATCATCGGTGGCGTGGCGGCTGGAATGAAGGCGGCAGCAAAGGCGCGGCGCGAGTTGCCCATGATGAATATTACTGTGGTAACAGATGAACAATACATTTCGTATGCAAGCTGCGGTACGCCGTATTTCATTGGAAATATCGTCAAGGATTCTAAAAAGCTGCTCATCAGAGAGCCTCCGTATTTTAAGAATATGCATAATATTGATGTCCTTACCAGGCATCAAGCCACGTCCATCGATACTAAGTCCAAACAGGTCAAGGTCAAGGGTATTGAAAAGGGACGAGACATTATCTTCAATTATGACAAGCTTATTATTGCCACAGGAGCACAGCCCATTATTCCTCCACTGCCGGGAATTTCACTGGGCAATATCTTTACGCTGAGAACCGTTAGCGATGCATTCAAGATAAAGTCATGCGTAGAGAGCGGGAAGATTAAAAATGCCGTGATTGTTGGCGGTGGGCTCATTGGTCTGGAAATGGCGGAGAATCTTGTATTGAGAGGTATTAAGGTGACGATAGTCGAACTTCTCGACCAAATCCTGCCGCCCCTGGATAAGGATATGGCACTGATTGTCCAAAAGTACCTGGAAGAGAAGGGTGTCGGGATCATCACGTCGGATGGGGTAAAATCTTTTGAGGGAAACGGCGATAGTGCTGTAACAAAAGTAATTACGGGTAAACGACAGTTACTAGCCGATATGGTCATCCTCTCCATTGGCATCAGACCCAATACTAAACTAGCCCAGGAGGCAGGTATAGAGATCGGTACCACACGCGCCATAAAGGTAAATGAGCGGATGGAAACGAATATCCCTGATGTATATGCCATTGGCGATTGCGCTGAAAATATTCATCTCGTAACCGGAAAACCTGTATGGATTGCTTTAGGCTCTACAGCGGCCAAGATGGGTCGTGTTGCGGCAATTAATGCTACAGGCGGCGCCGATACTTTTAAAGGTGTTTTGGGTACGCTGATCGTGAAGGTTTTTGAGTTGAATGTCGGGAAAGTCGGGCTTTCCGAACGGGAGGCAATTAAGGAGGGTTTTAAGATCGAATCCACAATCGTCCCCGCATCTGATATGTCCCATTACTACCCTGGTGCAAAAGACATTATTATTAAACTCATTGCTGATGTAACTACCAGGAAACTCCTGGGTGCGGAGATCGTTGGAGATGGTATCGTTGACAAACGCATTGATATTATTGCAACTGCCTTAACCTTCGGTGCAATGGTTGACCAGGTTTCTAAACTGGATCTGGCCTATGCCCCACCCTATGCCATGGTGATGGATGCCATCCTCGTAGCCGCAAATGTCCTGAATAATAAATTAACAGGAAAGGCAACAGGCATCCTTCCCCAGAAGGTTGCGGAAAAGAGCGACCGAGGTGAGGATTTTATATTGCTTGATGTGAGGACAGATATGGAATACAAGAGCGGTCATATTAAAGGATGTCAATACATCCCACTGGATAAACTGGCATCACGAACCCATGAACTCGATGGCTCGAAGGAAATTATCACTTACTGCCGCAGTGGCTTGCGTGCTGTCCAGGCCTATCGCATCTTGAAAAATGCAGGCTTTAAAAATGTAAAGTACATGGATGGCAGCATCCTGGCATGGGCGTATGGATTGGAGAAATAA
- a CDS encoding pyridine nucleotide-disulphide oxidoreductase translates to MEVKKNIVVIGAGYGGITAALRLARLFRQHPEYQIHLIDRNPYHTLKTQLHEAAVRKTEISIPIDRIIQRQNIVFHPGEVTRIDSNERIVHMESGSLSFNYLIIALGSQVNFYNIPGLQENSFPLQTLRDAHLICDYIGQLCMRAASEPVEERRRDMLRFVIGGGGLSGVEFAAELADHAAQCTRNSRVDPREVEIIIVGPGSRVVPRMDESFATRIHKKLLEKGVKIIPRSKIIGRTPDAATLSSGEVLKTKTLIWTGGIRVSELARESGLKIGESGRIVVDEFLRAEGYPFIYAIGDSALAINPYTKEPVPAAAQFALQQGRLAAYNIYTDISGGVRKPYHPKVLGEVVSLGRHLAVGWLALPFLKKITFVGFLGSLLKTAIQEKHIFLLRKESRKWITY, encoded by the coding sequence ATGGAAGTCAAAAAGAATATTGTTGTTATAGGGGCAGGCTATGGAGGAATTACTGCTGCATTGAGGTTAGCAAGGTTGTTCCGTCAGCATCCCGAATATCAGATACATCTCATCGATAGAAACCCTTACCATACGCTCAAGACACAATTACATGAGGCAGCTGTTCGAAAAACAGAGATATCCATTCCTATTGACCGCATTATACAAAGACAAAATATCGTTTTTCATCCTGGAGAAGTAACCAGAATTGATTCCAATGAGCGTATCGTTCATATGGAAAGCGGATCTTTGTCATTTAACTACCTGATAATAGCGCTTGGAAGTCAGGTAAATTTTTACAATATCCCTGGATTGCAGGAAAACTCTTTCCCGCTTCAAACTTTGAGAGACGCTCATCTGATCTGCGACTATATTGGTCAACTCTGTATGCGTGCGGCATCAGAACCGGTTGAAGAGCGGCGAAGAGATATGCTCCGGTTTGTCATCGGCGGTGGTGGTTTGTCAGGAGTAGAATTCGCTGCTGAACTTGCTGACCATGCAGCACAGTGTACCCGTAATTCACGGGTGGATCCCCGTGAGGTTGAAATCATCATTGTTGGACCGGGTAGTCGCGTAGTTCCGAGAATGGATGAATCCTTTGCGACACGTATTCATAAAAAACTCCTTGAAAAAGGTGTAAAAATCATACCAAGATCAAAAATCATAGGCCGGACACCGGACGCTGCAACCCTTTCATCGGGTGAAGTGTTGAAAACAAAAACTTTAATTTGGACAGGAGGCATTCGGGTCAGTGAACTTGCAAGAGAAAGCGGGTTGAAAATCGGAGAATCAGGGCGTATCGTTGTTGATGAGTTTCTTCGGGCAGAAGGTTATCCTTTCATTTATGCCATTGGTGATAGTGCCCTTGCAATAAATCCCTACACAAAAGAACCTGTTCCCGCCGCTGCCCAGTTTGCATTGCAGCAAGGACGATTGGCAGCATACAATATCTACACGGATATTTCTGGAGGTGTGAGGAAACCGTACCATCCAAAGGTCTTGGGTGAGGTGGTCAGTCTGGGAAGGCATCTTGCTGTGGGATGGTTGGCACTCCCCTTCTTGAAGAAAATTACCTTTGTTGGTTTTTTGGGAAGTCTTCTTAAAACAGCCATTCAGGAAAAACACATCTTTCTCTTAAGAAAAGAGAGTAGAAAATGGATAACTTATTAA
- a CDS encoding aldo/keto reductase — MEFKKLTDSITISVIGLGTWTIGGGDEADTTYDKEDISAIKTAIKLGITHIDIAESYAEGHTEELVGRAIGGFDRKSLFITSKVSPEHLSCDDLLASAKGSLRRLNTDYIDLYLIHAPNPDIPIQETMKAMDSLVEQKLIRCMGVSNFSVEQIKEAQKYTKNKIVANQIEYNLLVRDKGRVTENMESKIIPYCQENNILIIAWRPLAKGELAKPGLRILDELVKKYNRTQSQIAINWLISKRGIVTITKSTKLEHLKENLGAIGWKLQQEDIERLNNEFITSS; from the coding sequence ATGGAATTCAAGAAGCTGACAGATAGTATTACAATATCCGTTATAGGTCTTGGGACATGGACTATTGGTGGAGGGGATGAGGCAGATACCACGTATGATAAAGAAGATATTTCTGCAATAAAAACTGCAATCAAACTTGGAATAACACATATTGACATCGCTGAATCGTATGCCGAAGGCCATACAGAAGAACTGGTTGGAAGGGCAATCGGTGGTTTTGATAGAAAAAGTCTATTTATCACTTCGAAAGTTTCACCGGAGCATTTAAGCTGCGATGATCTCCTTGCTTCTGCAAAAGGAAGTCTGAGAAGATTAAATACGGATTATATTGATTTATATCTGATTCATGCACCAAATCCGGACATCCCCATACAGGAAACCATGAAGGCAATGGATTCTTTAGTTGAACAGAAACTGATTCGGTGTATGGGGGTAAGCAATTTTTCGGTTGAACAAATAAAAGAAGCTCAGAAATATACCAAGAATAAAATCGTTGCTAATCAAATTGAATACAACCTGCTTGTGAGAGATAAAGGTAGAGTTACGGAAAATATGGAATCTAAAATAATTCCCTATTGCCAGGAAAATAATATTCTCATTATCGCATGGAGACCCCTTGCAAAAGGTGAGCTTGCAAAACCCGGTTTAAGGATTTTAGATGAACTGGTTAAAAAATATAACAGGACGCAGTCTCAAATTGCGATAAATTGGTTAATTTCCAAGAGGGGGATTGTTACCATAACGAAATCAACAAAACTTGAACACCTTAAGGAAAACCTGGGTGCGATCGGCTGGAAATTACAGCAAGAAGATATTGAACGATTAAATAACGAATTTATAACTTCAAGCTAA